The Denticeps clupeoides chromosome 10, fDenClu1.1, whole genome shotgun sequence DNA window AGCCCGATGATCTCCAGATTAAGTTCTGCTGACAGTAATAGCTCCATGTGTCTTTCAAAAGCACAGCAAAATCCCCAATGTTCTTTAGCACGCTAACTGAAATCCTAATCCTTGACCATTTTTAGTTTGAGGTTTGCCACAATGTCATTGATTTCACTTCAAGCTCCCATTAAGTAGAAGGTACACATTACATACTGAATAGTTCCACCCACCTGGAtgcatatttgtattatttcaacTAGAAAAACCATCCTAAGATTGTTCTTTATATTTTGGTGGTCAACTGGGGATACAGAATAGAAATCAATTTTTTGTTTCCATATTGTAGCTTTTAGGCACCTTATTCTtactttaatttattcattagcagacatttcagtttaaatagaacagaaaaaagggagagaaaaaaaaaaaaaaaaaaaaaaaaaaagtgcaaaaagaaaaaaaattacactgtaTGAAAAAGGACAGCTGGATACAAGTTGGAGTTCTGCGCCTGGAAAAAACCATAAAAAGTCTGAATGAGAGCTGGTGAACAGCCCAGAAAaattgttcaaaaaaaaaaaaaaaaaaaaaaaggtataaatGTGTATACATTCAAAAAACCAAATATACACGAGCGATGACCTCACACCACAGCGTTTCCGAGGCAGAGCAAATATGATGCCGGGATTTCAAACTGCTCTGAAAACTGAGCAGAGAAGAGGGTTCTGTGCTTCGACCCAACAGTTGGAGTTTAAGCATGAATCCTGGAGAGAGCGCACATCAGGCCGATGCcagaaacaaaacaagaaaaacccTCCCACCCCACAAACAAATGACAGTTGGCAGGTGCAGAACTCCAGGCATGGAATCAGTTTTGAATTGAGATGGGAATTGGGGTGGGgagtgaagggaaaaaaaaaaaaaaatgcatagcctatcaaaaaaaaaaaaaaggagggccCACACACCTCAATCATATTTCTAAAACACCTTATGCAACagctcaaacacacatacacacacacacactcaggggaGGTCCGCATTATGACATTGTAATGTGTGCTGCAGATTGCTTGAAGACCACGCTTACAGGAGAGGTGGGGTACATAGCGAGAggattctgtcagtgtgtgcatttgtatgtTTAATGCTGTTTGTGCATGcttgctgtgagtgtgtgtgtgtgtgtgtgtgtgtgtgtgtgactgcctCTTGGATgatttaaatgcagttttattgGCGAAAGCAAAGACAACGGTACTCAGTCGACGACACCAGGCTGACGTGGCTTCCTTTCGACACTGAAACCCTGAATGGAGAATTACAATAAAGTAGAATTTAGAGTAAAAAGCAGAGGGGAATAAGCAAAGGTCAACTTAATTTCAGATAATTGTGTAAAGTCACACACAGTAAAGAGCAATGCTTACTTTGGAGTTGTCAGGGCCGCGTGGCTGTCTGACAATGACCAGACGAGGGGCGCTGGCATCATCCAGGGTGATGCTCTTTAGCCGGTTAACCAGACGATCAGGACGGGGTGTTGCTACCTGCTTTTGGCCTTCACTGTACACAAGAAGTATGTGTAAGTAGCAAGCAATATATGTGTGCAATATATAAAAAGACTGAGAAAAGTGAATGGCTCTGTTCCCCCTCACCTGACTCGACGCACATTGCAGGCGCTGCACTTGCCAGTACGCTGGTTGAAGATAACTGAAAACTCCACCTCATCCCCAGTCTGGAGCTCAAGCCCATCTTGCACCTCCTTCACATGGAAGAAAAGCTTCTTGCTCTCGCCCACTTCGTACGTGATGAAACCaaactgcaaataaaataaataagatagAAAATTGAGAAAAACACAGATGACCAAATATTAACTCATGTTATTAATAATTCTCAACAGCACCTGATCTTTGACGCACTCCACCAGAGCCCGACGTTGAGGAACAACATTACACGCCATCTTCTGGCCAGTCTGTGTCACAGTGCATAGCTGGAACTTTACCATTTCACTCTTCTGCAGACAGTCTGCTTTGTTGGCCATGCTAACAATGCCAAACGGGTACGTCTGTGCTTTAGTGGAACCTGTGGATAAAAGAGGTGTGGACCAAGTAAAGAATAGCCAGGTGAGACAGAGGGACATCCTGCAGATATTCACTGACTTACCATCTTCACAGTATTCAATGAGACCCTGGTATTCTGTTTGCGATGGGTCCACACTGCGCAGGGGTCGGATCACTTTGCCAACGAACACGTTGACGCTTACATCCTCACTCACATCATTCACTGCCAATGACAAGTCACAGGCTTCAGTGAGAACATACGAAACATTATTTATGAGATgggctagaagaactgggtggtgTTCGCTCCCaagtctgtaaaaaaataaatgatctcctacaagcaaaagtcttaaataaataaataaataaataaataaaaaatgttctgcaAAAGGATCAAATTGGATTTTTCACCCTTTCACTATACACAATGTGATTGTATTGTCAAAATAAGGAAAGTTTTGCAGTAGACGCTTTAGGTAAAATCAACACGACCTTTTTGTTACATAAATTATAACCCCTAGATATAACTAAACTAGCTTGTATTGGAGACGTttgcgcgtgcacacacacacacacacacacacacacacacacacacacacacacacacacacctcttaactgCAAATAAATGGTATTACAGGCCTTCCCTCCTTACCAGGTGCCACCTTGGTGACCTTCTCGGCACTGACTTTGTTTCCTTTCCCCTTAGACATAGTGTACTCCACAGTGTCACCCAACTCCATGTTATCcacatccccacacacctcaCTGCAAAACAGACACATTACAAGTCATGCATTCATATAAGGGTCTTCCCTTAATGGCCTTGTATATGCTCTTAGCTACCTGTAGTGGAAGAAGATCTCCTGATCATGGTTTGCTGTCTCAATGAAGCCAAAGTTATCCTTCAGTGTGGCGATGAACCCAATCAGCCTCTTGGAGTTGACTGTGCGATTCATGATCTTGATTGAGACTGCACTCTGCTGGCCAGTCCTCTTTACTTCACTGATCGAGAACTCAACCTGGAGAAATTTCAGCCGTTCAAATGCAACTCTTCGCCCACGACATAGCCTTCAGCAAGGGCTCGTGTCTCACCTTATCTCCCTGCTGTGGAAGCATGCCACTGTCCAGGTCTTTCACATGATACAGCAAAGTCAGCTTCACCCCACAGTCCTCGTAAGCAATGACACCATCCTCAGCCTCCTGGACAAACAGAACACTAGGATTAATGTTTGCTCACTAGCAGACCAGGCAGCAAAAGCCAAATAGCCTCAGATTCTGCCGCCACAgcctactttaaaaaaaaaaaaaaaaaagtcccctttACCTCCTGGTGGGAGATTGGCCAAGTaaacacagattaaaaaaaaaaaaaaaaaaaaaaaaaaaaaaaaaaaaacggcagatAGATAATTAAATGGGTTGTTGGAGCACGGAAAGGGCTAAACTCTGTAGCTACTGTTTAAACACAGCTCATCTTGAGCAAAAACTTGTTAAGTCAATGCCAACGAGTGagcatttgtttcattttaaacattaagaGGCATTAAAACAACGCACATGCCCATTTAACATTAGTACTGGTGTTCACCACGCTCTACTTCATAACCTGTAGCAGTAATGCTAAAGAAATGCCAGGGGATCAGGGGTCATTGAAACATGCCTGCAGTGAgcaaagttaaataaataaataaatcccaaATATACATACAGCTATTAGCTTATCTACTTTAGCCTTGAACAAAGAGAAACATGTACAAATtagattcacaaaaaaaaaaaaaaaaaaaaaaaaaaagcatatttattaaattaaaaataaatacaaataaaacagcCCACCACAAAAGAACACAATGAAGGATCAAGGACTCTGCATTGGACTACATCACCTACATATGAGCCCTAAACAGAGCGACATGCAGACGTCAGGGTCCTACCTTGTCTTTTTTCTAATGAAGAGAAGTATGACCACAAAAGGAGGGGAAGGAAAAAGCAAAGAGGATTAGAAAGAAAGATGGGGGGGGGCAATAGGAAATAAAACTAGAGGATGACTAATAACTCAAGCCAAGAAAAGACCACCATGGAATAAGTACTAGAAACTGGTGGAGGAAATGGTAGTTTGTTGAAGAAAGGCGGACTGAAATGGAACACATGGAGCAACCACAACGACCTGACCTACCAATGCACTGACCTTGCCCTCCTTGGCCTTGGTGGGGCTTGGGGTCTTATTGGCAGAGGGCGCCATGGCTTCTTTTTCCACCACACCAAAGAAACGCTGCTCTGACTGGGTATGGAAGGAGACTGTGCCCTTGGGCAGTTTCTTGATGCGAACAGCATGGTTCCTCTGAGCAGAGAGCATGTCCTGCACAGGTAAAACACCAAAAAGCACATCAGCAAAGGAGTCAAAAACCATTAAAGGACAACGGTATATTTTAATACAACTGTGGTGTCTAATTTACAATGTAACTCAAGCATATTACATTCCTAGTCAAGATAAGTAGATCATGTTGCTTTATACTACTGGAAattgttataatattattacattGCCTCCTTGACGTGAGTTCCTTCCCACCACACTCACAGGGACAACTGTGAACTCCACTTCATCGGAGATGTGCAGCTGGCTCTCCTCCAGGACCTCGCTGAAGTGAAAGAACATCCTGGCGTCACGGTCAACACACTTAATGAACCCAAAGCCATCGCGCATGGCAGCAATGACgccctaaaaaaaataaataaaaaataaaaatataaaaggagAATAAGATTAAAAATTAAGAGAAGGGGAGGAATTCATTCAGGGTGCCACGCAATCATGCTTTTCTTAATGCACTTTATTGCCAATAAAGTcaataaatgtataatgaaaTTTTTCTGGCAGTGGTAAACTGAGCACCTCAGATGGAGGTTGAGAGATCTGCACTCGAGATAAGGatattgattaatttatttggtttgcggcCTCAACACTGACCACTGGCGGTAAGGAGTACACAGTACAGACAAGTCtatcagcacaaacgttaacaacGCAACTGTGTATGAATACACATATGTAGCTCACAGAAAGGATGAGCTGGTTAAAAACAGGGGACATATTGTTgtgttaccatgtgctgtgcaaaTGACATTGTTATCCAATGACAGTTCACTTGGGCCCAGTGCAACAAGCCAGTTCTTGCCTTTGGACTATAAATCCCATACTTTTTAACATGGTCACTGGGAGACAACTTTTCTTGCTTCATTTGAATTATAATCTTTCCATTTCAACTGATATTAAATTCACCAGGTGTTCAGTGAGTGCTCATAAAAATATACTTTACTAAAAACGTATTAAATTAATGGGTCACTGAAGACTACCATCTCTCGGGACTCCTTGGTGAAGAGGAAGGTGTCGGGAAGGATATCGATGTTTGTGGCACGCTCAAGTTTGTCTCGGCGGTCAGTGGAGATGTTGAACCTCACGTGGTCACCCTCCAGCAGGGTCACTTTGGACTTggtgtctttttccccaaacagAAGATCCTTCTCATTGACGTTGATCTTCGCTGTAATACGCCCTGGCAGTGGGTCATTCTGCAACAGCAAAACAAGTCAGGAGGtggtcaggaaaggagaaacaaaaaaaaaccaaaaccacaCAAGCTTTATTTCTGGggagatatatgtatatatttataaaaacaataatacctGGTTCTTGCTTGGAACCTTAGGTATGACCTTGGTGACCGTGCCTTCAAAATGTTCAATGCTGATATCTTCAAAGATCACAGTTCCCTGAGGGAGCAGTCGCACGTCGGTGGCCACCTCCTTTCCCTGTGACAAAACAACGGCATATAAAGACAAACAGAACGCTGAACTGTCGAAGATAACATTACATGCAGGAATCTGCCAATTATGGCTGCTATTCCAGACATTAAAATTTATTTTCCAtacatttctttctttgattGTGAACTCCACATCATCTCCAGCCTGCAATGCCTCCAAGTCTCCTTTGAACTCGCTGTAGTGGAAGAAGATCTCCTTCACAACGTCGCCTCTCTCAATGAATCCAAACGCTTCCTGTTGACATCAGCCGCCCATTGTTAACAGGAAAAGCAAGACTCGACTACTCACATTATGAAGACCTGCTGCATTACCTTGGTAGCACAGACGACCCCTTGGTACCTTGCCTGATTTTTCTTAACCAGAACTATGTTGCGAGCGCTGACAGCACCAGTACTGAGAGAAAAAGACAACTGGATCAGACACACTTACCCATAGTAaaccataataaataatacatgtacagatatacaaaatatttatttaagtaGTGCTCACTGTTTATTGGTATCCATGTAAAAGCTGACTTTGTCCCCGGTCTCCAGATGTGAGTTTCCATCCACGTCGTCTGGTGTGTATGTCAGGTAAAAAACCTCCTGGAgaataatgaaacatttctttaaattttaactaaaaaaaaaaaaaaaaaaaaaaaaaaaaagggatctCAATCACACAAATCAAACTGCCGACAATCTAAAGCCAATGAGAACTCTAAACTGAAAAAGCAGGCATACAGGCCCCGAGTGGCAATgctattttcattttgtttccttttgaAAAGGATAGCTGCAGGGCTCCAATTCAGACTCACCCCATTCCTCTCATAGCACACGCTTCCAGTCGGCACCTGCCCCGGAGCAGACTTCCCATCCAGGTGGGAGGGTATGGCTGAAACAACCTACAAAGCAACAAACAGTTTCAGATATTTCGTAAAGACAACGAGCAGGCAGACCACACACAGATGAAGCAACAAACACGACTTGATTAAAATCAGGTACACTGACATTTACTAGCATCGTGATGCAAAGCACCAAATAACACATCAAAGCAGCACATAAATTCAA harbors:
- the csde1 gene encoding cold shock domain-containing protein E1 isoform X6, coding for MERVLTDPPQPSTSAPTPAPPASSIPTIPRSASVSCHTSRAAGGKKQRRTPLYQRSMSFDPNLLHNNGHTGFANGTGVGMRETGVVEKLLTSYGFIQCSERQARLFFHCSQYNGNLQELKIGDDVEFEVSLDRRTGKPIAVKLVKIKPEVLPEERISGQVVSAIPSHLDGKSAPGQVPTGSVCYERNGEVFYLTYTPDDVDGNSHLETGDKVSFYMDTNKHTGAVSARNIVLVKKNQARYQGVVCATKEAFGFIERGDVVKEIFFHYSEFKGDLEALQAGDDVEFTIKERNGKEVATDVRLLPQGTVIFEDISIEHFEGTVTKVIPKVPSKNQNDPLPGRITAKINVNEKDLLFGEKDTKSKVTLLEGDHVRFNISTDRRDKLERATNIDILPDTFLFTKESREMGVIAAMRDGFGFIKCVDRDARMFFHFSEVLEESQLHISDEVEFTVVPVSVVGRNSRQGGNDMLSAQRNHAVRIKKLPKGTVSFHTQSEQRFFGVVEKEAMAPSANKTPSPTKAKEGKVSALEAEDGVIAYEDCGVKLTLLYHVKDLDSGMLPQQGDKVEFSISEVKRTGQQSAVSIKIMNRTVNSKRLIGFIATLKDNFGFIETANHDQEIFFHYSEVCGDVDNMELGDTVEYTMSKGKGNKVSAEKVTKVAPVNDVSEDVSVNVFVGKVIRPLRSVDPSQTEYQGLIEYCEDGSTKAQTYPFGIVSMANKADCLQKSEMVKFQLCTVTQTGQKMACNVVPQRRALVECVKDQFGFITYEVGESKKLFFHVKEVQDGLELQTGDEVEFSVIFNQRTGKCSACNVRRVSEGQKQVATPRPDRLVNRLKSITLDDASAPRLVIVRQPRGPDNSKGFSVERKPRQPGVVD
- the csde1 gene encoding cold shock domain-containing protein E1 isoform X5, with the translated sequence MERVLTDPPQPSTSAPTPAPPASSIPTIPRSASVSCHTSRAAGGKKQRRTPLYQRSMSFDPNLLHNNGHTGFANGTGVGMRETGVVEKLLTSYGFIQCSERQARLFFHCSQYNGNLQELKIGDDVEFEVSLDRRTGKPIAVKLVKIKPEVLPEERISGQVGADMHPSPFAVLHGYIHPVVSAIPSHLDGKSAPGQVPTGSVCYERNGEVFYLTYTPDDVDGNSHLETGDKVSFYMDTNKHTGAVSARNIVLVKKNQARYQGVVCATKEAFGFIERGDVVKEIFFHYSEFKGDLEALQAGDDVEFTIKERNGKEVATDVRLLPQGTVIFEDISIEHFEGTVTKVIPKVPSKNQNDPLPGRITAKINVNEKDLLFGEKDTKSKVTLLEGDHVRFNISTDRRDKLERATNIDILPDTFLFTKESREMGVIAAMRDGFGFIKCVDRDARMFFHFSEVLEESQLHISDEVEFTVVPDMLSAQRNHAVRIKKLPKGTVSFHTQSEQRFFGVVEKEAMAPSANKTPSPTKAKEGKEAEDGVIAYEDCGVKLTLLYHVKDLDSGMLPQQGDKVEFSISEVKRTGQQSAVSIKIMNRTVNSKRLIGFIATLKDNFGFIETANHDQEIFFHYSEVCGDVDNMELGDTVEYTMSKGKGNKVSAEKVTKVAPVNDVSEDVSVNVFVGKVIRPLRSVDPSQTEYQGLIEYCEDGSTKAQTYPFGIVSMANKADCLQKSEMVKFQLCTVTQTGQKMACNVVPQRRALVECVKDQFGFITYEVGESKKLFFHVKEVQDGLELQTGDEVEFSVIFNQRTGKCSACNVRRVSEGQKQVATPRPDRLVNRLKSITLDDASAPRLVIVRQPRGPDNSKGFSVERKPRQPGVVD
- the csde1 gene encoding cold shock domain-containing protein E1 isoform X4 — protein: MERVLTDPPQPSTSAPTPAPPASSIPTIPRSASVSCHTSRAAGGKKQRRTPLYQRSMSFDPNLLHNNGHTGFANGTGVGMRETGVVEKLLTSYGFIQCSERQARLFFHCSQYNGNLQELKIGDDVEFEVSLDRRTGKPIAVKLVKIKPEVLPEERISGQVGADMHPSPFAVLHGYIHPVVSAIPSHLDGKSAPGQVPTGSVCYERNGEVFYLTYTPDDVDGNSHLETGDKVSFYMDTNKHTGAVSARNIVLVKKNQARYQGVVCATKEAFGFIERGDVVKEIFFHYSEFKGDLEALQAGDDVEFTIKERNGKEVATDVRLLPQGTVIFEDISIEHFEGTVTKVIPKVPSKNQNDPLPGRITAKINVNEKDLLFGEKDTKSKVTLLEGDHVRFNISTDRRDKLERATNIDILPDTFLFTKESREMGVIAAMRDGFGFIKCVDRDARMFFHFSEVLEESQLHISDEVEFTVVPDMLSAQRNHAVRIKKLPKGTVSFHTQSEQRFFGVVEKEAMAPSANKTPSPTKAKEGKVSALEAEDGVIAYEDCGVKLTLLYHVKDLDSGMLPQQGDKVEFSISEVKRTGQQSAVSIKIMNRTVNSKRLIGFIATLKDNFGFIETANHDQEIFFHYSEVCGDVDNMELGDTVEYTMSKGKGNKVSAEKVTKVAPVNDVSEDVSVNVFVGKVIRPLRSVDPSQTEYQGLIEYCEDGSTKAQTYPFGIVSMANKADCLQKSEMVKFQLCTVTQTGQKMACNVVPQRRALVECVKDQFGFITYEVGESKKLFFHVKEVQDGLELQTGDEVEFSVIFNQRTGKCSACNVRRVSEGQKQVATPRPDRLVNRLKSITLDDASAPRLVIVRQPRGPDNSKGFSVERKPRQPGVVD
- the csde1 gene encoding cold shock domain-containing protein E1 isoform X3, producing the protein MERVLTDPPQPSTSAPTPAPPASSIPTIPRSASVSCHTSRAAGGKKQRRTPLYQRSMSFDPNLLHNNGHTGFANGTGVGMRETGVVEKLLTSYGFIQCSERQARLFFHCSQYNGNLQELKIGDDVEFEVSLDRRTGKPIAVKLVKIKPEVLPEERISGQVGADMHPSPFAVLHGYIHPVVSAIPSHLDGKSAPGQVPTGSVCYERNGEVFYLTYTPDDVDGNSHLETGDKVSFYMDTNKHTGAVSARNIVLVKKNQARYQGVVCATKEAFGFIERGDVVKEIFFHYSEFKGDLEALQAGDDVEFTIKERNGKEVATDVRLLPQGTVIFEDISIEHFEGTVTKVIPKVPSKNQNDPLPGRITAKINVNEKDLLFGEKDTKSKVTLLEGDHVRFNISTDRRDKLERATNIDILPDTFLFTKESREMGVIAAMRDGFGFIKCVDRDARMFFHFSEVLEESQLHISDEVEFTVVPVSVVGRNSRQGGNDMLSAQRNHAVRIKKLPKGTVSFHTQSEQRFFGVVEKEAMAPSANKTPSPTKAKEGKEAEDGVIAYEDCGVKLTLLYHVKDLDSGMLPQQGDKVEFSISEVKRTGQQSAVSIKIMNRTVNSKRLIGFIATLKDNFGFIETANHDQEIFFHYSEVCGDVDNMELGDTVEYTMSKGKGNKVSAEKVTKVAPVNDVSEDVSVNVFVGKVIRPLRSVDPSQTEYQGLIEYCEDGSTKAQTYPFGIVSMANKADCLQKSEMVKFQLCTVTQTGQKMACNVVPQRRALVECVKDQFGFITYEVGESKKLFFHVKEVQDGLELQTGDEVEFSVIFNQRTGKCSACNVRRVSEGQKQVATPRPDRLVNRLKSITLDDASAPRLVIVRQPRGPDNSKGFSVERKPRQPGVVD
- the csde1 gene encoding cold shock domain-containing protein E1 isoform X2 → MERVLTDPPQPSTSAPTPAPPASSIPTIPRSASVSCHTSRAAGGKKQRRTPLYQRSMSFDPNLLHNNGHTGFANGTGVGMRETGVVEKLLTSYGFIQCSERQARLFFHCSQYNGNLQELKIGDDVEFEVSLDRRTGKPIAVKLVKIKPEVLPEERISGQVGADMHPSPFAVLHGYIHPVVSAIPSHLDGKSAPGQVPTGSVCYERNGEVFYLTYTPDDVDGNSHLETGDKVSFYMDTNKHTGAVSARNIVLVKKNQARYQGVVCATKEAFGFIERGDVVKEIFFHYSEFKGDLEALQAGDDVEFTIKERNGKEVATDVRLLPQGTVIFEDISIEHFEGTVTKVIPKVPSKNQNDPLPGRITAKINVNEKDLLFGEKDTKSKVTLLEGDHVRFNISTDRRDKLERATNIDILPDTFLFTKESREMGVIAAMRDGFGFIKCVDRDARMFFHFSEVLEESQLHISDEVEFTVVPVSVVGRNSRQGGNDMLSAQRNHAVRIKKLPKGTVSFHTQSEQRFFGVVEKEAMAPSANKTPSPTKAKEGKKKDKEAEDGVIAYEDCGVKLTLLYHVKDLDSGMLPQQGDKVEFSISEVKRTGQQSAVSIKIMNRTVNSKRLIGFIATLKDNFGFIETANHDQEIFFHYSEVCGDVDNMELGDTVEYTMSKGKGNKVSAEKVTKVAPVNDVSEDVSVNVFVGKVIRPLRSVDPSQTEYQGLIEYCEDGSTKAQTYPFGIVSMANKADCLQKSEMVKFQLCTVTQTGQKMACNVVPQRRALVECVKDQFGFITYEVGESKKLFFHVKEVQDGLELQTGDEVEFSVIFNQRTGKCSACNVRRVSEGQKQVATPRPDRLVNRLKSITLDDASAPRLVIVRQPRGPDNSKGFSVERKPRQPGVVD
- the csde1 gene encoding cold shock domain-containing protein E1 isoform X8, with product MERVLTDPPQPSTSAPTPAPPASSIPTIPRSASVSCHTSRAAGGKKQRRTPLYQRSMSFDPNLLHNNGHTGFANGTGVGMRETGVVEKLLTSYGFIQCSERQARLFFHCSQYNGNLQELKIGDDVEFEVSLDRRTGKPIAVKLVKIKPEVLPEERISGQVVSAIPSHLDGKSAPGQVPTGSVCYERNGEVFYLTYTPDDVDGNSHLETGDKVSFYMDTNKHTGAVSARNIVLVKKNQARYQGVVCATKEAFGFIERGDVVKEIFFHYSEFKGDLEALQAGDDVEFTIKERNGKEVATDVRLLPQGTVIFEDISIEHFEGTVTKVIPKVPSKNQNDPLPGRITAKINVNEKDLLFGEKDTKSKVTLLEGDHVRFNISTDRRDKLERATNIDILPDTFLFTKESREMGVIAAMRDGFGFIKCVDRDARMFFHFSEVLEESQLHISDEVEFTVVPDMLSAQRNHAVRIKKLPKGTVSFHTQSEQRFFGVVEKEAMAPSANKTPSPTKAKEGKEAEDGVIAYEDCGVKLTLLYHVKDLDSGMLPQQGDKVEFSISEVKRTGQQSAVSIKIMNRTVNSKRLIGFIATLKDNFGFIETANHDQEIFFHYSEVCGDVDNMELGDTVEYTMSKGKGNKVSAEKVTKVAPVNDVSEDVSVNVFVGKVIRPLRSVDPSQTEYQGLIEYCEDGSTKAQTYPFGIVSMANKADCLQKSEMVKFQLCTVTQTGQKMACNVVPQRRALVECVKDQFGFITYEVGESKKLFFHVKEVQDGLELQTGDEVEFSVIFNQRTGKCSACNVRRVSEGQKQVATPRPDRLVNRLKSITLDDASAPRLVIVRQPRGPDNSKGFSVERKPRQPGVVD
- the csde1 gene encoding cold shock domain-containing protein E1 isoform X1, with product MERVLTDPPQPSTSAPTPAPPASSIPTIPRSASVSCHTSRAAGGKKQRRTPLYQRSMSFDPNLLHNNGHTGFANGTGVGMRETGVVEKLLTSYGFIQCSERQARLFFHCSQYNGNLQELKIGDDVEFEVSLDRRTGKPIAVKLVKIKPEVLPEERISGQVGADMHPSPFAVLHGYIHPVVSAIPSHLDGKSAPGQVPTGSVCYERNGEVFYLTYTPDDVDGNSHLETGDKVSFYMDTNKHTGAVSARNIVLVKKNQARYQGVVCATKEAFGFIERGDVVKEIFFHYSEFKGDLEALQAGDDVEFTIKERNGKEVATDVRLLPQGTVIFEDISIEHFEGTVTKVIPKVPSKNQNDPLPGRITAKINVNEKDLLFGEKDTKSKVTLLEGDHVRFNISTDRRDKLERATNIDILPDTFLFTKESREMGVIAAMRDGFGFIKCVDRDARMFFHFSEVLEESQLHISDEVEFTVVPVSVVGRNSRQGGNDMLSAQRNHAVRIKKLPKGTVSFHTQSEQRFFGVVEKEAMAPSANKTPSPTKAKEGKVSALEAEDGVIAYEDCGVKLTLLYHVKDLDSGMLPQQGDKVEFSISEVKRTGQQSAVSIKIMNRTVNSKRLIGFIATLKDNFGFIETANHDQEIFFHYSEVCGDVDNMELGDTVEYTMSKGKGNKVSAEKVTKVAPVNDVSEDVSVNVFVGKVIRPLRSVDPSQTEYQGLIEYCEDGSTKAQTYPFGIVSMANKADCLQKSEMVKFQLCTVTQTGQKMACNVVPQRRALVECVKDQFGFITYEVGESKKLFFHVKEVQDGLELQTGDEVEFSVIFNQRTGKCSACNVRRVSEGQKQVATPRPDRLVNRLKSITLDDASAPRLVIVRQPRGPDNSKGFSVERKPRQPGVVD
- the csde1 gene encoding cold shock domain-containing protein E1 isoform X7, whose translation is MERVLTDPPQPSTSAPTPAPPASSIPTIPRSASVSCHTSRAAGGKKQRRTPLYQRSMSFDPNLLHNNGHTGFANGTGVGMRETGVVEKLLTSYGFIQCSERQARLFFHCSQYNGNLQELKIGDDVEFEVSLDRRTGKPIAVKLVKIKPEVLPEERISGQVVSAIPSHLDGKSAPGQVPTGSVCYERNGEVFYLTYTPDDVDGNSHLETGDKVSFYMDTNKHTGAVSARNIVLVKKNQARYQGVVCATKEAFGFIERGDVVKEIFFHYSEFKGDLEALQAGDDVEFTIKERNGKEVATDVRLLPQGTVIFEDISIEHFEGTVTKVIPKVPSKNQNDPLPGRITAKINVNEKDLLFGEKDTKSKVTLLEGDHVRFNISTDRRDKLERATNIDILPDTFLFTKESREMGVIAAMRDGFGFIKCVDRDARMFFHFSEVLEESQLHISDEVEFTVVPDMLSAQRNHAVRIKKLPKGTVSFHTQSEQRFFGVVEKEAMAPSANKTPSPTKAKEGKVSALEAEDGVIAYEDCGVKLTLLYHVKDLDSGMLPQQGDKVEFSISEVKRTGQQSAVSIKIMNRTVNSKRLIGFIATLKDNFGFIETANHDQEIFFHYSEVCGDVDNMELGDTVEYTMSKGKGNKVSAEKVTKVAPVNDVSEDVSVNVFVGKVIRPLRSVDPSQTEYQGLIEYCEDGSTKAQTYPFGIVSMANKADCLQKSEMVKFQLCTVTQTGQKMACNVVPQRRALVECVKDQFGFITYEVGESKKLFFHVKEVQDGLELQTGDEVEFSVIFNQRTGKCSACNVRRVSEGQKQVATPRPDRLVNRLKSITLDDASAPRLVIVRQPRGPDNSKGFSVERKPRQPGVVD
- the csde1 gene encoding cold shock domain-containing protein E1 isoform X9, producing MSFDPNLLHNNGHTGFANGTGVGMRETGVVEKLLTSYGFIQCSERQARLFFHCSQYNGNLQELKIGDDVEFEVSLDRRTGKPIAVKLVKIKPEVLPEERISGQVGADMHPSPFAVLHGYIHPVVSAIPSHLDGKSAPGQVPTGSVCYERNGEVFYLTYTPDDVDGNSHLETGDKVSFYMDTNKHTGAVSARNIVLVKKNQARYQGVVCATKEAFGFIERGDVVKEIFFHYSEFKGDLEALQAGDDVEFTIKERNGKEVATDVRLLPQGTVIFEDISIEHFEGTVTKVIPKVPSKNQNDPLPGRITAKINVNEKDLLFGEKDTKSKVTLLEGDHVRFNISTDRRDKLERATNIDILPDTFLFTKESREMGVIAAMRDGFGFIKCVDRDARMFFHFSEVLEESQLHISDEVEFTVVPVSVVGRNSRQGGNDMLSAQRNHAVRIKKLPKGTVSFHTQSEQRFFGVVEKEAMAPSANKTPSPTKAKEGKVSALEAEDGVIAYEDCGVKLTLLYHVKDLDSGMLPQQGDKVEFSISEVKRTGQQSAVSIKIMNRTVNSKRLIGFIATLKDNFGFIETANHDQEIFFHYSEVCGDVDNMELGDTVEYTMSKGKGNKVSAEKVTKVAPVNDVSEDVSVNVFVGKVIRPLRSVDPSQTEYQGLIEYCEDGSTKAQTYPFGIVSMANKADCLQKSEMVKFQLCTVTQTGQKMACNVVPQRRALVECVKDQFGFITYEVGESKKLFFHVKEVQDGLELQTGDEVEFSVIFNQRTGKCSACNVRRVSEGQKQVATPRPDRLVNRLKSITLDDASAPRLVIVRQPRGPDNSKGFSVERKPRQPGVVD